In Phalacrocorax aristotelis chromosome 6, bGulAri2.1, whole genome shotgun sequence, one DNA window encodes the following:
- the TMEM121 gene encoding transmembrane protein 121 — translation MVLPPPDKRHVCLTTIVIMTSMAFMDAYLVEQNQGPRKIGVCIIVLVGDICFLIVLRYVAVWVGAEVKTAKRGYAMILWFLYIFVLEIKLYFIFQNYKADKKNLETVARKALTLLLSICVPGLYLVLVALDSMEYIRTFRKKEDLRGRLFWVALDLLDILDIQANLWEPHRTGLPIWAEGLMFFYCYILLLILPCVSLSEISMQGEHIAPQKMMLYPVLSLVTINIVTIFIRAINMVLFQDSRVSTIFIGKNIIAIATKACTFLEYKRQVKEFPQNAIALELQQNSLSHNQTIHSTQGIPHEPSPTSEILDT, via the coding sequence atggtgctgccacctcctgacAAGCGCCATGTCTGTCTGACCACCATCGTCATCATGACCAGTATGGCCTTCATGGACGCCTACTTGGTGGAGCAGAACCAGGGGCCCCGCAAGATTGGCGTCTGCATCATTGTGCTGGTGGGGGACATCTGCTTCCTCATCGTGCTGCGCTATGTGGCAGTGTGGGTGGGGGCGGAGGTGAAGACAGCCAAGAGGGGCTACGCCATGATCCTGTGGTTCCTCTACATCTTCGTGCTGGAGATCAAGCTGTACTTCATCTTCCAGAATTACAAAGCAGACAAGAAGAACCTGGAGACAGTGGCCAGGAAAGCCCTGACCCTGCTCCTCTCCATCTGTGTGCCGGGGCTCTACCTGGTATTGGTGGCCTTAGACAGCATGGAGTACATACGGACCTTTCGGAAGAAAGAGGACTTACGGGGGCGCCTCTTCTGGGTGGCCCTTGACCTGCTGGATATCTTGGACATCCAGGCCAACCTGTGGGAACCTCACAGGACTGGCCTGCCCATCTGGGCAGAGGGGCTCATGTTCTTCTACTGCTATATACTCCTCCTGATCCTGCCTTGTGTGTCACTCAGTGAGATCAGCATGCAAGGGGAGCACATTGCCCCGCAAAAAATGATGCTCTACCCTGTCCTCAGCCTGGTCACTATTAACATTGTCACCATCTTCATCCGGGCCATCAACATGGTCTTGTTCCAGGACAGCAGGGTCTCCACCATCTTTATCGGCAAGAACATCATCGCGATCGCCACCAAGGCGTGCACCTTCCTCGAGTACAAGCGGCAGGTGAAGGAGTTCCCCCAGAATGCCATCGCCCTGGAGCTCCAGCAGAACTCCCTCTCCCACAACCAGACCATCCACAGCACACAGGGCATCCCCCACGAGCCATCGCCCACCAGCGAGATTCTTGACACATGA